The following coding sequences lie in one Enterococcus sp. 9E7_DIV0242 genomic window:
- a CDS encoding ABC transporter permease has protein sequence MYLRIIRNDIVQSKLITATTTVFITVAAILITLATVLSVNLSGSIDNLLEQTKSPHYMQMHGGEVDKERMQTFAQENQYVDQYQISEFLNIEGAKIQVGDYTFSDNVQDNGIAVQNKAFDFLLDLENQPIQVNQGEVYAPIAYVKEGLIKTGDVLVIAGKKLVVKGAVRDGQMNSNFASSKRFLVNEEDYAALVSEGALEYIIQFRLNDVTKLNEFEASYREADLEMNGPAGTLGLFKIINALSDGIMIAILLLVSLLVVAMAFMCIRFTLLAKIEEDFKEIGVMKAIGLPVKEIKKIYLAKYTLVALVGGLLGYLISIPLSRRLLQDIKLIMGESGNEGLGQLIGMAGVIVLLFLILLYVSILLNRFKKLSAVKAIRANGSDEKTSNRKPIRLSFFKGLSINPIMGFVDVISRKKMYVTMLVVFMLASFIMIVPGLTYNTMSSDSFTTYLGYGQMDMMVSLYQDEEAAIHEGQVEKVVGSDKEIEVYNEITTKPFKVKGDDGTDSILTVELGNHSKFPVEYTEGRAPVKENELALSVLNAEEYNKKLGDTIMLVQNGKEKELVLCGFYSNIFNGGKTAKATFTDTTTETMWKSYFVKLAEPEQVKEKLDAYKEELPFAKIYDVSLYKEQIFGPTIDSLKMMAIGSVAVALLITGLVTSLFIKLLIVKDRKEIAALKAIGYTNKDISSQYLSRSLIVLVIGLIGGTVLASTLGPVLAKIMMAMMGMTAFDLSGSLLIYLGCPVLMLLVTIVTTKLVNKQAGKINIAENLKE, from the coding sequence ATGTATTTGCGTATTATTCGAAATGATATCGTGCAAAGCAAATTGATTACAGCAACAACGACGGTGTTTATTACGGTTGCAGCTATATTGATTACCTTAGCGACAGTATTAAGTGTGAACTTATCCGGATCGATCGACAACTTATTGGAGCAGACAAAAAGTCCTCATTACATGCAAATGCATGGTGGCGAAGTCGATAAAGAACGGATGCAGACATTTGCGCAAGAAAACCAATATGTCGATCAATATCAGATCAGTGAGTTTCTAAATATTGAAGGCGCAAAAATTCAAGTAGGAGACTATACGTTTTCCGACAATGTGCAGGATAACGGGATTGCTGTACAAAATAAGGCATTTGATTTCCTGCTTGATTTGGAAAATCAGCCGATTCAGGTCAATCAAGGAGAAGTGTATGCGCCGATTGCCTATGTGAAGGAAGGGCTGATCAAAACAGGCGATGTGCTAGTGATAGCGGGTAAAAAGCTGGTTGTTAAAGGCGCAGTACGAGATGGACAGATGAATTCTAACTTTGCCTCGTCCAAACGATTTCTGGTGAATGAGGAGGATTACGCTGCGCTTGTTTCAGAAGGAGCGCTTGAGTACATCATCCAGTTTCGCTTGAATGATGTAACAAAGCTAAATGAGTTTGAAGCATCTTATAGGGAAGCAGACCTTGAAATGAATGGTCCGGCAGGGACATTAGGTTTGTTCAAAATTATCAATGCTCTTTCTGACGGGATCATGATTGCAATTTTGCTGTTGGTCAGCTTGTTAGTAGTAGCGATGGCTTTTATGTGTATTCGGTTTACTTTGTTAGCGAAAATCGAAGAAGACTTCAAAGAAATCGGTGTGATGAAAGCAATAGGCCTTCCAGTGAAAGAGATCAAAAAAATCTATTTAGCCAAATATACGCTGGTTGCACTAGTCGGAGGCTTACTGGGCTATCTGATTTCCATACCGTTAAGCCGGCGTTTACTGCAAGACATTAAGCTGATTATGGGTGAAAGCGGTAATGAAGGCTTAGGACAGCTAATTGGTATGGCTGGTGTGATAGTACTACTGTTTTTGATTCTTCTCTATGTCTCTATATTGTTGAACCGTTTCAAAAAACTATCCGCAGTAAAAGCAATTCGTGCGAACGGATCGGATGAGAAGACATCCAACCGCAAACCGATCAGGCTGAGCTTCTTCAAGGGTTTATCGATCAATCCGATTATGGGCTTTGTTGATGTGATTAGCCGGAAGAAAATGTATGTGACGATGTTAGTGGTGTTTATGCTGGCATCATTCATCATGATCGTTCCGGGACTTACATATAATACAATGTCATCGGATTCATTTACAACATATCTTGGCTATGGTCAGATGGATATGATGGTTAGCCTGTATCAAGATGAGGAGGCAGCAATCCATGAGGGACAGGTGGAGAAAGTAGTAGGCAGTGATAAAGAAATCGAAGTATACAACGAGATAACAACGAAACCTTTCAAGGTCAAAGGGGATGACGGGACAGACAGCATTTTGACCGTAGAGCTCGGAAACCATAGCAAGTTCCCGGTTGAATATACAGAAGGCCGTGCACCGGTCAAAGAGAACGAACTGGCTTTATCGGTGCTGAATGCGGAAGAATACAACAAGAAGCTTGGCGATACGATCATGCTCGTTCAAAATGGGAAGGAGAAAGAACTGGTTCTGTGTGGCTTCTATTCCAACATTTTTAATGGAGGAAAAACAGCAAAGGCAACATTTACAGATACTACGACAGAAACAATGTGGAAAAGCTATTTTGTAAAGCTGGCAGAGCCGGAACAAGTGAAAGAGAAGCTCGACGCCTATAAGGAAGAGTTGCCCTTTGCTAAAATCTACGATGTTTCACTTTATAAGGAACAGATTTTTGGTCCAACTATCGATTCACTGAAGATGATGGCGATCGGTTCAGTGGCGGTTGCTTTGTTGATTACAGGATTAGTGACGTCATTGTTTATCAAGCTGTTGATTGTCAAAGACAGAAAAGAAATCGCTGCGTTGAAAGCGATTGGCTATACCAACAAAGATATCTCTTCGCAGTACCTTTCTCGCAGCCTCATTGTTTTGGTCATTGGGCTGATAGGCGGCACTGTCTTAGCAAGTACACTAGGCCCCGTTCTAGCAAAAATCATGATGGCGATGATGGGCATGACCGCGTTTGATTTGAGCGGCAGTCTACTGATTTATCTCGGCTGTCCGGTTCTAATGCTTTTAGTAACGATTGTTACAACAAAGCTTGTCAATAAACAGGCTGGTAAGATCAATATCGCAGAAAATTTGAAGGAGTAA
- a CDS encoding helix-turn-helix domain-containing protein — protein MELSRRQLQILVFLTNERGWLTSEKIADHLGTNKKTIQGEIKNIIDGFDGKILLQRNKRNGYFLEYIVPELQQQIADEVSRHKIYSSMNFRASAIVTFLTFQDTYISMQKLADIFFLSKTAVSIEIKTIQRWTERNPSVELEVSANKGLKIHATENMRRIFISLIGTEAVIDQANLAVEETERFHFLLPIIQQVLGDILIEYDYIISGEDYLRYARFITLTIIREESDHHLEKIEQQVTIVPIVDRLLEQLLVQTGHMFSMSEKNALANRLLELNYLYVETSDNLEIEKKLRAFEEQLLNFLDISTSHLFTKSEFLITHIKQMTMRIAAGHNVMNHFAQKTLKKYPLETYLVRRFFPRYFNLRPNLAELSYLVLYVAEALEPYRRQEKLLLISNQPFSMLNALKRNLENVLGNRITTIQIEPTYLFERRTDQVEEYAVLLSTEQEILFKDSRFSYVPNLLDDTEVKEIGMSVMKMLDLLEEQRKQQILEECFPTENRINVEKNLAEVQTLLPVSPELVMYPISSETLFACMIREDAQTKILEYSLKEPITYQQRKIKQVIYVEYDQMRKDILPFFHAVSELLV, from the coding sequence ATGGAACTTAGTAGAAGGCAATTACAGATATTGGTCTTTCTGACGAATGAGCGCGGTTGGCTGACCAGTGAGAAAATCGCCGATCATTTGGGCACGAATAAGAAAACGATTCAGGGAGAAATCAAAAATATCATTGATGGATTTGACGGAAAAATCTTGTTGCAGAGAAACAAACGCAATGGGTATTTTTTAGAGTACATCGTACCGGAGCTGCAGCAGCAAATTGCAGATGAAGTATCCAGACATAAAATTTATTCCAGTATGAATTTCCGGGCGTCTGCAATTGTTACATTTTTAACGTTTCAAGATACATATATCAGTATGCAGAAGCTAGCGGATATTTTCTTCCTATCAAAAACAGCTGTGTCGATAGAAATCAAAACGATTCAACGGTGGACGGAACGCAACCCGAGTGTAGAGTTGGAAGTATCTGCAAATAAGGGACTGAAAATTCATGCGACAGAGAATATGCGTCGGATATTTATTTCGTTGATCGGTACAGAAGCGGTGATCGATCAGGCCAATCTGGCAGTTGAAGAAACGGAACGTTTTCATTTTCTGCTGCCGATTATTCAGCAAGTGCTGGGGGATATATTGATCGAATATGATTACATTATCTCAGGAGAAGACTATCTTCGTTATGCGCGTTTTATCACTCTGACGATCATTCGTGAGGAATCAGATCACCATTTGGAAAAAATCGAGCAGCAGGTGACGATCGTCCCTATTGTCGATCGACTTCTGGAACAGCTGTTAGTCCAAACGGGGCATATGTTTTCGATGAGTGAAAAAAATGCATTAGCGAATCGATTGTTGGAATTGAATTACCTTTATGTTGAAACCTCGGATAATTTGGAAATCGAAAAGAAATTACGAGCATTTGAAGAGCAGTTGCTGAATTTTCTGGATATTTCAACAAGTCACTTATTTACCAAATCAGAATTTTTAATTACCCATATCAAGCAAATGACCATGAGAATTGCTGCCGGGCATAATGTGATGAATCATTTCGCACAGAAGACATTGAAAAAATATCCTTTGGAGACCTATCTTGTTCGTCGTTTCTTTCCGCGGTATTTCAATTTGCGTCCGAACTTGGCCGAACTGTCTTACTTGGTTCTTTATGTTGCAGAAGCTTTAGAACCTTATCGAAGACAGGAGAAGCTGCTTCTGATAAGTAATCAACCGTTCAGTATGCTGAATGCGTTAAAGCGAAATCTTGAAAATGTTTTAGGCAATCGTATTACAACCATTCAAATCGAGCCAACGTATCTTTTTGAGCGTAGGACAGATCAGGTAGAGGAGTACGCTGTTTTACTTTCTACAGAACAGGAAATCTTATTTAAGGATTCTCGATTTTCTTATGTACCGAATCTACTTGATGATACTGAAGTAAAGGAAATCGGTATGAGTGTGATGAAAATGCTGGATTTGTTGGAAGAACAACGAAAGCAGCAGATTTTAGAAGAATGCTTTCCCACTGAAAATCGAATCAATGTCGAAAAAAACTTGGCTGAGGTGCAGACCTTACTTCCTGTCAGTCCGGAGCTAGTCATGTATCCGATCAGCTCGGAGACACTGTTCGCTTGTATGATTCGAGAGGATGCACAAACCAAGATTTTGGAGTATAGCTTGAAAGAGCCGATCACTTATCAGCAAAGAAAGATCAAACAAGTCATCTATGTTGAATATGATCAAATGAGAAAAGATATCCTGCCATTCTTCCATGCTGTTTCAGAGTTATTAGTATAA
- a CDS encoding DUF6434 domain-containing protein — MERPKISKNLDEQVFRSFYYLKEELVAFCRQEGIQTTGSKEEVTNRVAHYLKTGEKLRTQAKPRASNKAERSITPESTIESDFICSESHRAFYKEQVGERFTFKVAFQKWLKENAGKTYQESIEVYEQLVNEAKTRTTTIDRQFEYNTYIRAFFADNAGKTLREAILCWKHKKALPGHNKYEKEDLAALSK; from the coding sequence ATGGAACGTCCAAAAATTAGTAAAAATTTAGATGAGCAGGTGTTTCGAAGCTTTTATTATTTGAAGGAAGAGTTGGTTGCTTTTTGCCGCCAAGAAGGAATACAAACCACTGGTAGCAAGGAAGAAGTGACGAATAGAGTCGCTCATTATTTAAAGACGGGCGAGAAGCTTCGAACACAAGCAAAGCCACGAGCTTCAAATAAGGCAGAACGAAGCATAACGCCTGAGAGCACCATTGAAAGTGATTTTATTTGTTCTGAGAGTCATAGAGCCTTCTATAAAGAACAGGTAGGTGAACGCTTCACGTTCAAGGTTGCTTTTCAAAAATGGCTCAAAGAAAATGCAGGTAAAACCTATCAGGAATCCATTGAAGTATATGAGCAATTGGTAAATGAGGCTAAGACCCGGACTACAACCATAGATAGACAATTCGAATACAATACCTATATTCGTGCTTTTTTTGCCGATAACGCAGGTAAAACGTTACGTGAAGCGATTCTATGTTGGAAACACAAAAAGGCATTGCCGGGGCATAACAAGTATGAAAAAGAAGATTTAGCTGCTTTGAGTAAGTAA
- a CDS encoding GNAT family N-acetyltransferase, whose protein sequence is MLKLVDQENSQELYEYYCTNLVGTAPYYHEASKKQWLESFYEDRDYEGDKKYSELVTYCSQSDAGIINGFIQFGVSSYGYDEEGEKSFETRTGVIRQLHFLEGQTVVGQKLFKTAVDYFQERTVPLSYAFFHALGLTCTGNHGKLHESMPEIAALLLNNGFGIEHTNVYYKKNLQVAKEKIESTLHIKRAVKTEHHTQMFTFYENEEAVGQANIAFLPETSITYLRWIFMLDDQQNKGFGTQALQLIFAYLSQQGITELHTDTADANSRAQHVYEKNGFQHSGLTRSYMRV, encoded by the coding sequence TCATGAAGCTTCTAAGAAACAATGGCTGGAAAGTTTTTATGAGGATCGGGATTACGAGGGAGATAAAAAATATAGTGAGCTGGTTACCTATTGCAGCCAGTCAGATGCGGGCATAATCAATGGCTTTATTCAGTTTGGCGTGTCGAGCTATGGGTACGATGAAGAGGGAGAAAAGTCTTTTGAAACGCGGACAGGAGTGATCCGTCAGCTTCATTTTTTAGAGGGTCAAACAGTGGTAGGACAAAAGTTATTCAAGACAGCAGTCGATTATTTTCAAGAAAGAACCGTCCCTTTATCCTATGCATTTTTTCATGCGCTTGGACTGACTTGTACAGGGAATCACGGAAAGCTTCATGAGTCTATGCCGGAAATAGCAGCGTTGTTGCTAAATAATGGTTTTGGTATCGAGCATACAAATGTTTATTATAAGAAAAATTTGCAGGTAGCGAAAGAAAAAATCGAATCAACGCTTCACATCAAGCGAGCTGTAAAGACAGAACATCATACTCAAATGTTTACTTTTTATGAAAATGAAGAGGCGGTAGGGCAAGCGAATATTGCTTTTTTACCGGAGACTTCAATTACCTATTTAAGATGGATATTTATGTTGGATGATCAGCAAAACAAGGGCTTCGGGACACAAGCACTGCAACTGATTTTTGCGTATCTCTCACAGCAAGGAATAACAGAGCTGCATACAGATACGGCTGATGCAAATAGTCGTGCCCAGCATGTTTACGAGAAAAATGGCTTTCAGCATTCAGGTCTAACACGAAGCTACATGCGTGTATGA
- a CDS encoding glycoside hydrolase family 1 protein: MSENQRFPQNFLWGGAVAANQCEGAWLEDGKLPNVTDTLVGIMNEHPSIQWNEEKQIWELALEDSLPYLSHEAVDFYHRFEEDIKLMSEMGFKAFRTSISWGRIFPRGDEETPNEAGLVFYDQLIDTLLKYGMEPVITLSHYETPLALVAEYGGWSDRRLIEFFDRYAVTVFQRYQGKVKYWMTFNEINNAFRMPYAAAGVVSFPPEDPSEPVKYLSHQTIYQACHHMFVANALATKRLRAIDPQAQMGIMCSFSALATYPYDCDPENVFGAMQFRRNSWFFSDVMCRGHYPGYIKRIWQEENSAPEIREGDLELLQNYTSDYIAFSYYRSAVYTKEAEMRVDTGGAKGYDNPFLKEKSPEPWSWPIDPLGLRYVMNELTDRYELPLFIVENGLGLDETPDEMNRIHDPARCRYLKMHLEEIAEAIKDGCEVLGYLWWGPIDIVSAGTGEMKKRYGFIYVDRHNDGSGDLHRLRKDSFDYYKQIIETNGENLEIMI, translated from the coding sequence ATGTCAGAAAACCAAAGATTTCCCCAAAATTTTCTATGGGGCGGTGCGGTAGCGGCCAATCAATGTGAAGGCGCTTGGTTGGAGGATGGAAAACTGCCAAATGTAACGGATACATTAGTAGGGATCATGAATGAACACCCAAGTATCCAATGGAACGAGGAAAAGCAGATTTGGGAATTGGCATTGGAGGATTCATTGCCGTATCTTTCCCATGAAGCAGTCGATTTTTACCATCGTTTTGAAGAGGATATCAAGTTAATGAGCGAAATGGGTTTCAAAGCCTTTCGAACAAGTATTTCATGGGGACGCATTTTTCCAAGAGGGGATGAAGAGACACCGAATGAAGCTGGACTTGTTTTTTATGATCAACTGATCGATACTCTGTTGAAATACGGCATGGAACCGGTCATTACTCTCAGTCATTATGAGACACCTTTGGCTTTGGTAGCGGAGTATGGCGGTTGGTCAGATCGTCGGTTGATTGAATTCTTTGATCGCTATGCAGTCACTGTCTTTCAACGGTACCAAGGGAAAGTAAAATACTGGATGACCTTTAATGAAATCAATAATGCTTTCAGAATGCCTTATGCAGCAGCTGGAGTTGTTTCTTTTCCACCTGAGGACCCGAGTGAGCCTGTAAAGTACCTGTCCCATCAAACGATTTATCAAGCCTGTCATCATATGTTTGTCGCAAATGCGTTAGCAACTAAACGATTAAGAGCAATCGATCCACAAGCACAAATGGGGATCATGTGTAGCTTTTCTGCATTGGCAACCTACCCGTATGACTGTGATCCGGAAAATGTATTTGGGGCCATGCAGTTTAGAAGAAACTCATGGTTTTTCTCAGATGTGATGTGTCGTGGACACTATCCGGGGTACATCAAACGCATCTGGCAGGAAGAAAATAGTGCACCGGAAATTCGTGAAGGGGATTTAGAGCTGCTGCAAAATTACACAAGTGATTATATTGCATTTAGCTACTACCGCAGTGCCGTCTATACAAAAGAAGCGGAAATGCGTGTCGATACAGGCGGTGCCAAAGGGTATGACAATCCATTCTTGAAAGAAAAATCGCCGGAGCCATGGAGCTGGCCCATCGATCCATTGGGACTGCGCTATGTGATGAACGAGCTGACAGATCGCTATGAGCTGCCGTTGTTCATCGTGGAAAATGGACTCGGTCTGGATGAAACACCGGATGAAATGAATCGAATCCATGATCCGGCGCGCTGCCGTTACCTGAAAATGCATTTGGAAGAAATTGCTGAGGCAATCAAGGATGGTTGTGAGGTACTTGGCTATTTATGGTGGGGCCCAATAGATATTGTTTCTGCTGGAACAGGGGAAATGAAGAAACGTTATGGGTTTATCTATGTCGATCGGCATAACGATGGCTCGGGTGATCTTCATCGCTTGAGAAAAGATAGCTTTGACTACTATAAACAAATCATTGAAACGAATGGTGAAAATCTGGAAATCATGATTTAA
- a CDS encoding response regulator transcription factor, whose amino-acid sequence MSYHILAVDDEKEIIKLLKLYLERDELTLHEAYNGKEALVVLKERQIDLLIVDIMMPEINGFELIKQVRKDSNIPIMVISACIESSDRIFGLELGADDYIVKPFDPLEVVARVKALLRRFNTLGSNQEAVTSLLSVGEVTLDLHSCSVRNGAGKIVELSAVEFRVLKLLMENPGRVFTREQIYEHGWKEEIVSDNSIRVMMSKLREKIGQDKIKTIRGLGYRLEKEA is encoded by the coding sequence ATGAGCTATCATATACTAGCTGTAGATGATGAAAAGGAAATCATCAAGCTGTTGAAATTATATTTGGAACGAGACGAATTAACACTCCATGAAGCATACAACGGAAAAGAAGCCTTGGTTGTTCTCAAAGAAAGACAGATCGACCTATTGATTGTGGATATCATGATGCCGGAGATCAATGGGTTTGAGTTGATCAAACAAGTAAGAAAAGACAGCAATATACCGATCATGGTCATCTCTGCTTGCATAGAGTCTTCGGATCGTATTTTCGGACTTGAGCTGGGAGCCGATGATTATATCGTTAAACCATTTGACCCACTTGAGGTTGTGGCGCGTGTGAAGGCCTTACTTCGGCGTTTTAATACATTAGGCTCAAATCAGGAGGCGGTCACTTCTTTGCTCTCTGTTGGTGAGGTGACGCTGGATCTTCATTCTTGCAGTGTGAGAAATGGAGCCGGGAAAATAGTTGAGCTATCGGCTGTAGAATTTCGAGTATTGAAGCTGTTGATGGAAAATCCCGGCAGAGTTTTCACACGTGAACAGATTTACGAGCATGGGTGGAAGGAAGAAATCGTCAGTGATAATAGCATTCGAGTGATGATGAGCAAGCTTCGGGAGAAAATTGGTCAGGATAAAATCAAGACGATTCGAGGCTTAGGCTATCGATTGGAGAAAGAGGCATGA
- a CDS encoding ABC transporter ATP-binding protein — MDKLLTGKGIVKTFGEAEEKVTVLNGVDIAIYKGEFVSIMGASGSGKSTLMYALSGMDTIDAGAVDFKGQQLNEKQEEELAQLRRTQMGFIFQQPTLLKNLSILDNIVLPLMKDKHGKSNEGMEKAQRLMEKVGIEDLADRRITQVSGGQLQRAGICRALIGQPDILFGDEPTGALNSKAAQEIMNILIRINHEGTTVLLVTHDVKVAAQSERVLFMEDGSITAELFLGKYGERNLEDRMEQVNAKMLETEV; from the coding sequence ATGGATAAATTATTAACTGGAAAAGGAATCGTCAAAACCTTTGGCGAAGCAGAAGAAAAAGTGACCGTATTGAATGGGGTCGACATAGCTATCTATAAAGGTGAATTTGTTTCGATCATGGGCGCGTCGGGTTCAGGAAAGTCTACGTTGATGTACGCCTTGAGTGGTATGGATACAATTGACGCTGGTGCTGTTGATTTTAAAGGGCAGCAGTTGAATGAAAAGCAAGAAGAAGAACTGGCACAGTTGCGTAGAACTCAGATGGGTTTTATCTTTCAACAGCCGACCTTATTGAAGAACCTTTCGATTTTGGATAATATCGTGTTACCGTTGATGAAGGACAAGCATGGGAAGTCCAATGAAGGAATGGAAAAGGCACAACGCCTGATGGAAAAAGTCGGAATCGAAGACTTGGCAGATCGGCGCATCACACAGGTATCCGGCGGACAGCTGCAAAGAGCTGGAATTTGTCGAGCGTTGATTGGTCAACCGGATATTTTATTCGGTGATGAGCCGACAGGTGCATTGAATTCAAAGGCTGCTCAAGAGATCATGAATATTTTGATTCGGATCAATCATGAGGGAACAACGGTGCTGTTAGTTACACATGATGTGAAAGTAGCGGCTCAAAGTGAACGTGTGCTCTTCATGGAAGATGGTTCCATTACAGCCGAGCTTTTTTTAGGAAAATATGGGGAGCGAAATCTGGAAGATCGGATGGAGCAGGTCAACGCGAAAATGCTGGAGACTGAGGTATAG
- a CDS encoding sensor histidine kinase: MKELRNAILKRFVLFFLLLSVIVSLLDSFAFEYGQYFLAGEHRIYAVVIGAISQIVAVALFSYLFYRSIDKKITEKSQQIAKEQNVLFANIAHDLKTPLTSINGFSKALYENVATTSEEKEELALIIHQKSQAANELLDLMFQYTKLHSEDFKLKQESLDLNYLLKETVAEIYDTIEDYSIELELQIPEDTVIRLIDKTEMKRVFINLIVNACRHNPAGTTLMIAVKEHEGQMLIIFADNGTPIPEVQQEQLFKPFVSENQTERNFHGSGLGLAISKSIVEKHGFSIGVKHEIVGYTKEFVITV, from the coding sequence ATGAAGGAGCTTAGGAATGCCATATTAAAACGATTTGTACTTTTCTTTCTGTTACTATCAGTCATCGTTTCCTTACTGGACAGCTTTGCTTTTGAATATGGACAGTATTTTCTAGCTGGAGAACATAGAATATATGCTGTGGTTATTGGAGCAATTTCTCAGATAGTGGCAGTTGCGCTCTTTTCTTATTTATTTTACCGCTCGATCGATAAGAAAATCACGGAAAAAAGCCAGCAAATTGCCAAAGAGCAGAATGTTTTGTTTGCAAATATCGCACACGATTTAAAGACACCTTTGACCAGTATTAACGGCTTTTCAAAGGCGCTTTATGAAAATGTAGCGACTACCTCTGAGGAAAAAGAGGAGCTGGCGCTGATCATCCATCAAAAATCACAGGCAGCCAATGAATTGTTGGATTTAATGTTTCAGTATACCAAGCTGCATTCAGAGGATTTTAAGCTGAAGCAGGAATCACTTGATCTTAACTATTTGTTGAAGGAGACTGTTGCGGAGATATATGACACGATCGAGGACTATTCTATCGAGCTAGAGCTTCAGATTCCAGAAGATACAGTCATTCGTTTGATTGATAAAACAGAGATGAAACGCGTATTTATCAATTTGATTGTCAATGCATGCCGCCACAATCCTGCTGGGACGACCTTGATGATCGCAGTGAAAGAGCATGAGGGACAAATGCTGATTATCTTTGCGGACAATGGTACACCGATTCCAGAGGTTCAACAAGAGCAGCTGTTCAAGCCATTTGTCAGTGAGAATCAAACAGAACGGAATTTTCATGGCAGCGGACTGGGACTGGCGATTTCCAAATCAATTGTTGAGAAGCATGGCTTTAGCATTGGGGTAAAGCATGAAATCGTTGGGTATACCAAGGAGTTTGTCATTACAGTATAA